A window of the Cannabis sativa cultivar Pink pepper isolate KNU-18-1 chromosome X, ASM2916894v1, whole genome shotgun sequence genome harbors these coding sequences:
- the LOC115702346 gene encoding uncharacterized protein LOC115702346 yields the protein MWGFGGRYYWGRKERCEKVEGIVVVFAWMSSHERHLKSYVQLYTSLGWNSLVCHSQFLNMFFPEKATPLAIDILKELVVELKSKPRPVVFASFSGGPKACMVKVLQIIEGICETQLDLDDYRLVKDCICGYIYDSSPVDFTSDLGTKFILHPTVMKMSKPPRVVSWLAHGIASSLDALFLSRFEQQRADYWQTLYSTANMKVPYLILCSKNDDLAPFQIIHNFAQRLQELGADVNLVKWNDSPHVGHYRNYKIQYEAAVTELLRKSAGIYSQRIKRLEGEKLGNVEVTHDETVEPIPTLTKTAASSNSFQGISLAAGDNLYLPSSVEYYEGRDVGSMQDEHRQEGLIHLPNPPTSINVHGVLGQILFDVCVPNNIEGWDIRSSDSISRRRHNQFNPIKCIRRSRL from the exons ATGTGGGGATTTGGAGGAAGGTATTACTGGGGGAGAAAAGAGCGATGTGAGAAAGTTGAAGGAATTGTTGTAGTGTTCGCATGGATGTCCAGCCATGAAAGACACTTGAAGAGTTATGTTCAGCTCTACACCTCTTTGGGATGGAATTCTCTCGTTTGCCACTCTCAATTTCTCAATAT GTTCTTCCCCGAGAAAGCAACACCGCTTGCCattgatattttaaaagagcTTGTAGTG GAACTAAAAAGTAAGCCACGCCCAGTAGTATTTGCTTCTTTCTCTGGTGGTCCTAAAGCCTGTATGGTCAAGGTTCTTCAG ATAATTGAGGGAATTTGTGAAACACAATTGGATCTG GATGATTACCGGCTAGTTAAAGACTGCATTTGCGGCTACATCTATGATTCAAGTCCAGTGGATTTTACCAGTGATCTAGGAACCAAATTCATTCTTCACCCAACTGTGATGAAAATGTCCAAACCACCAAGAGTAGTATCTTGGTTAGCTCATGGTATTGCTTCTAGTCTTGATGCTCTTTTTCTCAGTAGGTTTGAACAACAGCGTGCAGATTACTGGCAGACTCTGTATTCTACTGCT AACATGAAGGTTCCATATCTTATATTATGTTCAAAAAATGATGATCTTGCTCCATTCCAAATTATCCACAATTTTGCTCAACGACTGCAAGAACTTGGGGCCGATGTAAATCTTGTAAAGTGGAATGACTCACCTCATGTGG GCCACTATAGGAATTACAAAATTCAGTACGAGGCTGCAGTGACAGAGCTCCTCCGTAAATCAGCAGGAATCTATTCTCAAAGAATAAAACGGCTTGAAGGAGAAAAATTAGGCAATGTAGAGGTAACGCATGACGAGACAGTAGAGCCAATTCCTACTTTAACAAAAACAGCAGCGAGCTCAAATAGTTTCCAGGGGATTTCTCTGGCTGCAGGTGACAATCTCTACTTGCCTAGCTCAGTGGAGTACTACGAAGGCAGAGATGTCGGGTCCATGCAAGATGAACATAGACAAGAAGGTCTGATCCACCTTCCTAATCCACCAACAAGCATTAACGTTCATGGCGTCCTTGGCCAAATCTTGTTTGACGTTTGTGTCCCCAACAACATTGAAGGTTGGGATATCCGTTCATCAGATTCCATTAGCCGACGGAGGCATAATCAGTTTAACCCAATCAAATGCATACGTCGCTCCAGATTGTGA
- the LOC115702348 gene encoding NAC domain-containing protein 30, with protein MEMESCVPPGFRFHPTEEELVGYYLKRKINALKIDLDVIIDVDLYKIEPWDIQARCNLGYDEQNEWYFFSHKDKKYPTGTRTNRATAAGFWKATGRDKAVLSKNRIIGMRKTLVFYKGRAPNGRKSDWIMHEYRLQTSEHAPPQEEGWVVCRAFRKPSPSHHQRQGYEMWNHGNYYERENSSSSSHMMRPLYSSSSPSVEEKHNMADIINHNPNNVAATSTAFHNCFIPSSSVHVHDQDQLVYPLPSVDHIHLTTHHHHEVLPQLDSPSISANLAANNNDHQSFQRNNTSCTATNTILNNDHHHHHHDNYENSSNEIRSSSTSTTSQCIDWKNMDSFLSSHLSTDHPIISFVGSDDLPPLVPQNYRQETQNRHFLGCFPDQL; from the exons ATGGAAATGGAATCTTGTGTCCCACCAGGTTTTAGGTTTCATCCCACAGAAGAAGAACTTGTGGGTTACTATCTCAAAAGAAAGATTAACGCACTCAAAATTGATCTTGATGTCATTATTGACGTTGATCTCTATAAAATTGAGCCATGGGATATCCAAG CTCGATGCAACCTAGGGTACGATGAACAGAATGAATGGTACTTCTTTAGTCACAAAGACAAGAAGTACCCGACAGGAACTCGAACTAACAGAGCGACGGCAGCTGGGTTCTGGAAGGCAACAGGAAGAGACAAAGCTGTGCTTTCCAAGAACAGAATCATTGGGATGAGGAAGACCCTTGTCTTCTACAAGGGACGAGCTCCCAATGGCCGCAAATCTGATTGGATCATGCATGAGTATCGCCTCCAAACATCCGAGCATGCACCACCCCAG GAAGAAGGTTGGGTTGTATGTCGAGCATTCAGAAAGCCAAGCCCTAGTCATCATCAAAGACAAGGTTATGAAATGTGGAATCATGGTAATTACTACGAAAGAGAAAACAGTAGTAGTAGTAGCCACATGATGAGGCCTCtttactcttcttcttctccttccgTGGAAGAAAAACATAACATGGCTGATATTATTAATCATAATCCAAATAATGTCGCCGCAACTAGTACTGCTTTCCACAACTGCTTCATTCCTTCTTCATCAGTACATGTACATGATCAAGATCAACTCGTATATCCTCTGCCTTCGGTAGACCATATCCATCTCActactcatcatcatcatgaggTCCTCCCTCAGCTCGACAGCCCCTCCATCTCGGCGAACTTGGCCGCCAATAATAATGATCATCAAAGTTTTCAGCGTAATAACACCAGTTGTACTGCTACTAATACTATTCTCAACAacgatcatcatcatcatcatcatgacaACTATGAAAATAGTAGTAACGAAATAAGGAGTAGCAGTACCAGTACTACTAGTCAATGTATTGACTGGAAAAACATGGACAGTTTTCTTTCATCCCATCTCAGTACTGATCATCCAATAATATCCTTTGTGGGCTCTGATGATTTGCCTCCTTTGGTCCCTCAAAATTATAGGCAAGAAACTCAGAACCGCCATTTTCTTGGGTGTTTTCCTGATCAATTGTGA